Proteins from a genomic interval of Colletotrichum higginsianum IMI 349063 chromosome 6, whole genome shotgun sequence:
- a CDS encoding Duf124 domain-containing protein, with the protein MSAQYYPPPPSGGQSQQNYPPPPQSPPANQTKFSYPAPPSQPQHNHSMSYPPPQPSPGQSQNYPPPPQAPQTQNYPPPPPAQSSTPQNYPFPPQSPSGQTTSYPPPQQASPSQGRTYPPPPQATTSPAPAQQYPPPPGLSQGQPQQQHYQQQQYQSPPQASPQPSPQHQQYQETHQQAQLPLRQPETPDSQPQFSPPPPNFDGPPESSSLPEKQYVEETPIDTSNPSNLVGGAPPTTHFIGATAAVDDVGTFNGGSYRISHRDSNTILTVQLAMGCPLQAKPGVMVAMSHSITLRGQLKFSMKKLVAGAEMASSTFVGPGELLLAPPMLGDITSLRLTGQETWSVGQDAYLASTQGVIKDYKRQGLSKAIFSGEGLYVYKISGTGLLWLTSFGAIIRKDLMDGEKYVVDNGHLVAWNVKYIMERVASGGIISGLSSGEGLVCKFTGPGTVFMQTRNAKHFSAYLSGQANQTV; encoded by the exons ATGTCTGCGCAGTACTATCCCC CTCCCCCATCGGGAG GCCAATCTCAGCAGAATtatcctccgcctccgcaatcgccgccggcgaacCAGACCAAGTTCTCCTACCCTGCTCCTCCCTCGCAACCTCAGCACAACCATAGTATGAGCTACCCTCCACCTCAGCCCTCGCCAGGCCAGTCGCAGAACTACCCGCCCCCTCCTCAAGCTCCGCAGACGCAGAATtaccctccccctcctcccgcccaGTCAAGCACGCCTCAGAACTACCCGTTCCCTCCTCAGTCTCCGTCCGGACAGACCACGAGCtaccctcccccccagcAGGCGTCTCCAAGCCAGGGAAGGACGTATCCCCCGCCTCCTCAGGCTACTACGTCGCCTGCGCCAGCTCAGCAATACCCCCCGCCTCCAGGCCTTTCCCAAGGACAgcctcaacaacaacattATCAACAACAGCAGTACCAGTCGCCTCCTCAGGCGTCACCGCAGCCGTCACCTCAGCACCAGCAATACCAGGAGACGCACCAACAGGCGCAACTTCCCTTGCGACAACCAGAAACTCCGGATTCACAGCCTCAGTtctctcctccgcctcccaACTTTGACGGCCCGCCCGAATCCTCCAGCCTGCCGGAGAAGCAATATGTCGAGGAAACACCAATCGATACGAGCAACCCGTCCAACCTCGTCGGAGGCGCACCCCCCACGACGCATTTCATAGGagccacggccgccgtcgatgacgtCGGCACCTTCAACGGCGGGAGCTACCGCATCAGTCACAGGGACAGCAACACCATCCTCACCGTTCAACTGGCCATGGGATGCCCGTTGCAGGCGAAGCCAGGTGTCATGGTGGCCATGTCGCACTCGATCACGCTCAGGGGCCAGCTCAAGTTTAGCATGAAGAAGCTTGTGGCCGGTGCCGAGATGGCCAGTTCCACCTTTGTCGGGCCCGGCGAGCTTCTCCTGGCCCCGCCCATGCTCGGCGACATCACCAGTCTGCGTCTTACGGGCCAGGAGACGTGGTCGGTCGGACAGGACGCGTACCTGGCTTCCACTCAAGGTGTCATCAAAGACTACAAGCGCCAAGGTCTTAGTAAGGCCATTTTCAGTGGCGAGGGCCTGTACGTGTACAAAATTAGCGGCACCGGCCTGCTTTGGCTCACCAGCTTTGGCGCCATCATTCGTAAAGAC CTCATGGACGGTGAGAAATATGTCGTGGACAACGGCCACTTGGTGGCATGGAACGTCAAGTACATCATGGAGCGAGTCGCCTCTGGAGGTATCATCTCGGGCCTTTCCTCGGGCGAGGGTCTGGTTTGCAAGTTCACGGGCCCCGGAACTGTCTTCATGCAGACAAGGAATGCG AAACACTTCAGCGCCTATCTTTCCGGACAGGCAAATCAGACGGTGTAA
- a CDS encoding Glutamate-5-semialdehyde dehydrogenase: MSLTNASPVDAAKGAKSASHILATLPAEARNDALTAIHAALAEAKDDILAANARDLDLARKAAADGHLSQSLVSRLDLGKKGKFEDMLKGILDVRGLEDPVGKVTLRTKLDDGLVLERVTCPIGVLLIIFEARPEVIANIASLAIKSGNAAILKGGKESTESFIAISKVISAALDRSKVPNSAIQLVTTRDVIPQLLALDQYIDLVVPRGSNELVRYIKESTKIPVLGHADGLCSIYLTDSADPAMAAGVIVDSKTSYPAACNSLETLLVQESALESVFPSAAEALIAKGVTLHCDAKSKATLQSKISGEAAARVVEAKDADYDTEFLSLDLAVKVVASLDDAIEHINAHGSKHTEAILTSSSDDAERFMAAVDAAGVYWNASTRMADGMRYGFGTEVGISTNKIHSRGPVGLEGLMIYKYKIRGQGQVSLAYGEAEGQKPFKHEKLPF, translated from the exons ATGTCCCTGACCAACGCCTcccccgtcgacgccgcaAAGGGTGCGAAGTCGGCCTCTCACATCCTCGCGACCCTCCCTGCCGAAGCCCGCAACGACGCGCTCACGGCCATtcacgccgccctcgccgaagCCAAAGATGACATCCTGGCCGCTAATGCGCGAGACCTGGACCTGGCccgcaaggccgccgccgacggccatTTGAGCCAGAGTCTGGTGTCCCGCCTCGACCTGGGCAAAAAGGGCAAGTTCGAGGATATGCTCAAGGGAATTTTGGATGTGCGGGGGCTCGAGGACCCGG TTGGAAAGGTCACTCTGAGAACTAAGCTggatgatggcctcgtcctcgaaaGGGTCACCTGCCCCATCGGCGTCCTTCTCATCATTTTCGAGGCCCGCCCCGAGGTCATCGCCAACATCGCCTCCCTAGCCATCAAGTCAGgcaacgccgccatcttgaagggcggcaaggagTCCACCGAGTCCTTCATTGCCATCTCCAAGGTCAtctccgccgccctcgaccgctCCAAGGTTCCCAACTCGGCCATCCAGCTCGTCACCACCCGCGATGTCATCCCCCAGCTCCTGGCTCTCGACCAGTACATCGACCTCGTTGTGCCCCGCGGCTCCAACGAGCTCGTTCGCTACATCAAAGAGTCCACCAAGATCCCCGTCCTGGGCCACGCTGACGGGCTGTGTTCCATCTACCTCACCGACTCCGCCGAccccgccatggccgccggcgtcatcgtcgactcCAAAACGAGCTATCCGGCCGCCTGCAACAGCTTGGAGACCCTGCTTGTCCAAGAATCGGCCCTCGAGTCCGTCttcccctccgccgccgaggccctgATCGCAAAGGGCGTCACCCTGCATTGTGATGCCAAGTCCAAAGCCACTCTGCAGTCCAAGATCTCCGGAGAGGCTGCCGCCAGGGTGGTTGAAGCCAAAGATGCCGACTACGACACCGAATTCCTTTCCCTTGATCTCGCCGTCAAGGTCGTTGCGTCGCTAGACGATGCCATTGAGCACATCAACGCCCACGGTTCCAAGCACACCGAGGCCATCctcacctcgtcgtccgacgacgccgagaggttcatggcggccgtcgacgcggccggcgtcTACTGGAATGCCTCTACGCGCATGGCTGACGGCATGCGTTACGGCTTCGGTACCGAGGTTGGCATCAGCACCAACAAGATTCATTCACGCGGTCCCGTCGGGCTGGAGGGTCTCATGATTTACAAGTACAAGATCAGGGGCCAGGGCCAAGTGTCGCTGGCGTACGGTgaggccgagggccagaAGCCTTTCAAGCACGAGAAGTTGCCGTTCTGA
- a CDS encoding major facilitator superfamily transporter, with product MAAAAATPRDPEKDSFPADDARSRGDDQSRSSDSDDEEAITEIGRDGDTSRRPADADPAGGDPSAGDAPARTRSRASSTRSRALSVVARSKRRGLFAQLAAIPEVDNPYNYADKTKWTITLIIALAAAVSPMGSSIFYPALPEMSKEFDVSPTITNLSVAFYMLAMAIFPLWWSSFSETLGRRTIYLLSFTLFVVFSILSAVSVNISMLIVMRLFGGGASASVQAVGAGTIADIWEPRERGRAMSIFYLGPLTGPLLAPIIGGALSQRFGWQSTMWALAIYGGLVLFMILFCLPETLARPKPAAPPRAASAGDKVALSRTRTTESVKVHSKRAAALLKKSLVDPLSVLLYLRFPPVAITVFFAAITFGALFFVNISVQATLSEAPYGFTELIVGLFYFPAGLGYFLASLLGGRWLDVIMAREARKAGRYDADGKLVMLPEDRMRENIWIAATVYPASLIYYGWVVEKGLFWFVPCIGLFTFGASSMLVFGAATTMLTEFMPKRSSGGVAVNNFVRNIFSCVGAVAAQPVISAIGNGWLFTILGIFTWISGYVCVWTLRRNAPRWRESMDKAMNN from the exons atggccgccgctgccgccacaCCACGCGACCCGGAAAAGGATTCTTTCCCAGCAGACGACGCCCGCAGTCGTGGTGATGACCAGAGTCGGTcgagcgacagcgacgatgaggaagCAATCACCGAGATTGGTCGGGATGGGGACACGTCCCGTAGACCCGCAGACGCCGACCCGGCCGGCGGAGACCCAtcggccggcgacgccccGGCGCGAACGCGGTCCCGTGCCTCCTCCACCCGCTCCCGCGCCCTCTCTGTCGTCGCCAGGTCCAAGAGACGCGGCCTTTTTGCCCAGCTGGCAGCCATCCCGGAAGTGGACAACCCCTATAACTACGCGGATAAGACGAAATGGACAATTACCTTgatcatcgccctcgccgccgccgtgtccCCTATGGGATCCTCCATCTTTTATC CTGCCCTGCCTGAGATGTCCAAGGAATTCGACGTCTCGCCTACCATCACCAACTTGTCCGTGGCGTTTTACATGCTGGCCATGGCCATCTTCCCACTGTGGTGGTCGTCCTTTTCCGAGACCCTGGGCCGCCGGACCATCTACCTGCTGTCGTTCACCCTTTTCGTGGTCTTCTCCATTCTCAGCGCCGTGAGCGTCAACATCAGCATGCTCATCGTCATGCGCctcttcggcggcggagcaAGCGCCAGTGTGCAGGCGGTCGGGGCCGGTACCATTGCCGATATCTGGGAGCCGCGTGAAAGAGGCCGTGCCATGAGTATCTTCTACCTCGGTCCCCTGACGGGGCCTCTCTTGGCT cccatcatcggcggAGCACTATCGCAGCGCTTCGGATGGCAGTCGACGATGTGGGCGCTGGCCATCTATGGCGGCCTGGTCCTCTTCATGATACTCTTTTGCCTCCCGGAGACCCTGGCGCGACCCAAGCCCGCGGCCCCGCCCCGTGCCGCGTCCGCCGGCGATAAGGTGGCCCTCTCACGGACCAGGACGACCGAGTCGGTCAAGGTGCACTCcaagagggcggcggcgctcctCAAAAAGTCTCTCGTCGACCCGCTGTCGGTGCTACTCTACCTGCGCTTCCCCCCcgtcgccatcaccgtcTTCTTTGCCGCCATTACCTTcggcgccctcttcttcgtcaacaTCTCGGTCCAGGCCACGCTCTCTGAGGCGCCGTATGGCTTCACCGAGCTTATCGTCGGCCTGTTCTACTTCCCCGCGGGGCTGGGCTACTTCCTTGCCtcgctcctcggcggccgctgGCTCGACGTCATCATGGCCCGCGAGGCCCGCAAAGCCGGCCGCTACGACGCCGATGGCAAGCTCGTCATGCTCCCGGAGGACAGGATGCGCGAGAACATTTGGATCGCCGCCACGGTGTACCCCGCCTCCCTGATCTACTACGGCTGGGTGGTGGAGAAGGGCCTCTTCTGGTTCGTGCCGTGCATCGGCCTCTTTACTTTCGGAGCCAGTTCCATGCTCGTCTT CGGCGCCGCCACTACCATGCTGACCGAGTTCATGCCCAAGCGGAGCTCGGGCGGCGTGGCGGTCAACAACTTTGTCAGGAACATTTTCAGTTGCGTAGGCGCGGTCGCCGCGCAGCCCGTCATCAGCGCCATCGGGAACGGCTGGCTATTCACCATATTGGGCATCTTCACGTGGATCTCGGGTTATGTCTGCGTCTGGACTCTGAGGAGGAACGCCCCCAGGTGGAGGGAGAGTATGGATAAGGCGATGAACAACTAA
- a CDS encoding Indoleamine 2,3-dioxygenase has protein sequence MGSIDSTPFPVLDDPRPEDNSLPAFMVSTTRGFLPRADPVAVLPSEFAPLEDILSRMPVKKLDGTPGLLASSTLGETVDAEFPDLTHAIDKYKDNLPLMNALYRDYSFLASAYLLEPCHERFVRGEGYGLARDRLPRSISLPIARCADLTGFKPWMEYAGSYALYNYRLEDPSKGMEYSNVRLIRAFEKGLDPTSSEAGFVLVHIAMVKHTGGLVKGTVDALRSSGSPGSPFDRAGLNRGLSEVLAALRTINNTMETMWDKSRPQSYTSFRTFIFGITSQSMFPNGVVYEGVNNDEPMSFRGESGANDSIVPLMDNLLQVPMPDTPLTEILKDFRSYRPSNHRQFLLHVKDRSLEVGLKNAALAAKLSAEGLAEDEREAIRESRRLWLLILHQVRDFRWRHWCFAREYILKRTSHPTATGGSPIVTWLPNQLEAILVEMEDLYEAVGGGARGDWDLGEELRDVMDLVSRQKQTLRKEVAKYCAERGVGSPMSS, from the exons ATGGGATCGATCGACTCCACCCCTTTtcccgtcctcgacgacccccGTCCCGAGGACAACTCCCTCCCCGCCTTCATGGTCTCCACCACCCGCGGCTTCCTCCCTCGTGCCGACCCCGTTGCCGTTTTGCCCTCCGAGTTTGCCCCGCTTGAGGACATACTTTCCCGCATGCccgtcaagaagctcgacggCACGCCGGGCCTGCTGGCGTCGTCCACGCTGggcgagacggtcgacgccgagttcCCCGACCTCACCCACGCCATCGACAAGTACAAGGACAACCTGCCG TTGATGAACGCCTTGTACCGCGACTACTCGTTCCTCGCGTCCGCCTATCTGCTCGAGCCTTGCCATGAGCGCTTCGTCAGGGGCGAGGGATACGGCCTCGCGAGGGATCGCTTGCCCAGGAGCATCTCGCTGCCTATCGCGCGCTGCGCCGACCT CACCGGCTTTAAGCCCTGGATGGAGTACGCCGGCTCCTACGCTCTCTACAACTACCGTCTCGAAGACCCTTCAAAGGGCATGGAGTACTCCAACGTCCGGCTCATCCGCGCCTTTGAGAAGGGTTTGGACCCGACCTCGTCCGAGGCTGGCTTCGTGCTCGTCCACATCGCCATGGTGAAGCACACCGGCGGCCTGGTGAAGGGCACAGTGGACGCGCTCCGCTCGTCCGGCTCGCCCGGCTCCCCCTTCGACCGCGCCGGCCTCAACCGCGGGCTCTCTGAGGTCCTCGCGGCCCTCCGGACGATCAACAACACGATGGAGACCATGTGGGACAAGTCGCGGCCGCAGAGCTACACCAGCTTCCGCACCTTCATCTTCGGCATCACCAGCCAGAGCATGTTCCCCAACGGCGTCGTCTACGAGGGCGTCAACAACGACGAGCCCATGTCCTTCCGCGGCGAGTCGGGCGCCAACGACTCCATCGTGCCTCTCATGGACAACCTCCTCCAGGTGCCCATGCCCGACACGCCCCTCACCGAGATCCTCAAGGACTTCCGGTCGTACCGCCCCAGCAACCACCGCCAGTTCCTGCTGCACGTCAAGGACCGCTccctcgaggtcggcctcaAGAACGCCGCGCTCGCCGCCAAACTGTCGGCCGAaggcctcgccgaggacgagagggAGGCCATCCGCGAGTCCCGCCGCCTTTGGCTGCTCATCCTGCACCAGGTCCGCGACTTCCGCTGGCGCCACTGGTGCTTCGCCCGCGAGTACATCCTCAAGCGCACATCTCACCCGACGGCCACCGGCGGCAGCCCCATCGTCACCTGGCTGCCGAAccagctcgaggccatcctcgtcgagatggaGGACCTGTACGAGgccgtgggcggcggcgccagggGGGATTgggacctcggcgaggagctgcggGATGTCATGGACTTGGTGTCGCGGCAGAAGCAGACGCTGCGGAAGGAGGTGGCCAAGTACTGCGCcgagcgcggcgtcggctcGCCCATGTCGTCGTGA
- a CDS encoding Duf1711 domain protein produces MSPTPSVSRRKSNGGKGGLVVTLAVSADRLKQILDPSPVEEDSPVKMDIEETNGTKETQESQDSPATSTTLPAPVATNGETASDSNPGTPAGDGTPAPTSMGPPTEGVKKKGTKRSATAVNGLGPDGQPKIRGKPGPKKKARLEDGTIDPNARAGAAGHKLGPKANQGAINAGLRALDRSGKPCRKWAKGGFTLKSFTGIVWEVPRWVAPPKTVPESSTEDSAAASVDSSSKENKENDQVKSDANSAANSGADVEMRSAPGSVPASSPAPMAITAAS; encoded by the exons ATGTCTCCCACTCCATCCGTCAGCCGACGCAAGTCGAACGGAggcaagggcggcctcgtcgtcacccTCGCTGTCAGCGCAGACAGGTTGAAGCAGATCCTCGACCCCAGTCCCGTTGAGGAAGATTCGCCCGTCAAGATGGACATCGAGGAAACAAATGGGACGAAGGAGACGCAAGAGTCGCAGGACTCGCCTGCCACGTCAACGACGTTGCCTGCCCCGGTCGCCACGAACGGCGAGACAGCATCCGACTCGAACCCCGGCACGCCTGCCGGTGATGGCACTCCCGCACCCACGTCAATGGGACCTCCCACGGAGGGagtcaagaagaagggcaccAAGCGTAGCGCTACTGCTGTCAACGGACTTGGTCCCGATGGGCAGCCCAAGATCCGAGGTAAACCAGGACCTAAGAAGAAGGCGAGACT TGAGGACGGCACAATCGATCCGAATGCCCgcgctggtgctgctggacATAAGCTGGGACCAAAGGCGAACCAAGGTGCCATCAACGCTGGCCTGCGGGCTCTCGACCGGTCTGGCAAGCCTTGCCGCAAGTGGGCGAAGGGCGGTTTTACGCTCAAGAGTTTTACGGGCATCGTCTGGGAGGTACCTCGATGGGTCGCGCCGCCCAAGACCGTACCCGAGTCCAGCACCGAAGACTCTGCTGCAGCTTCTGTCGACAGCAGTTCCAAGGAGAACAAGGAGAACGACCAGGTCAAAAGCGATGCTAACAGTGCGGCCAacagcggcgccgacgttgaGATGCGGAGCGCTCCCGGCAGCGTTCCAGCGAGCTCGCCCGCGCCGATGGCCATTACCGCCGCGTCATGA
- a CDS encoding SPRY domain-containing protein — translation MTNPFHASAHHIDTNTPTGSSGLLPRRFPYASIVSGAPPHHSPPYLSHPGRTSVISQILNNSDDITFEPASGYYEPIRSDDMDADRNGTSPNGASVRSSRGSQLPSFSRAFDMFMANPAGEAAGSGSTLGGGFFVPSYLAGSTYVQRLEETHLAKLRAQKESQATQAQSGVSLPTSASSVSLHSKPGAHRGVNYDVIEKPPAFEEDEALAPLPMRWNSLDKYGALDILSDGLEVRYIGPRGQTERDHEAFCIRADNPMPPQCGIYYFEVNVLSGKRDDMTIVIGFSGKSVGLARPPGWEADSWGYHSDDGHCYAGQTAGKPYGPSFTASDVIGCGVNFRTGEVFFTKNGVHLGIAFREVGKACSLYPTVGLKKSGEHIRVNFGQTPFFFDIDGMMTQEKQRIQSEISQTSTASLVPAMNETELIQALVLQFLQHDGYVETARAFAEEINAEKKALSLDPDAPIEGINVKDDEHANKRQRIRRAVLEGDIDRALKHTNAFYPQVLKDNEQVYFRLRCRKFIEMVRTAAEMRAASETKKSNGHNIDISAQAMDLDANGTENGAWDQMDTEDSTEVPLDINELEIATLQYGQELHAEFKDDPRREVTKHLANIYALLAYANPLKEKDVVHLLDRKGRLAVAEELNSAILLSLGKSSRAALEKIYAQTSVLLDDLRENGGPGAFVSLQDVIEEIPKSQPF, via the exons ATGACAAACCCGTTCCATGCTTCTGCACACCACATCGATACAAACACACCCACGGGAAGCTCTGGTCTTCTCCCACGCCGCTTCCCCTACGCTTCAATCGTCTCGGGGGCACCGCCACACCACAGCCCACCCTACCTCTCGCACCCCGGCCGAACTTCGGTCATCTCCCAGATTCTCAACAACTCCGACGACATCACCTTCGAACCGGCCTCGGGCTACTACGAACCGATCAGGAgcgacgacatggacgctGATAGGAACGGCACCAGCCCAAATGGCGCGTCCGTGAGGTCGTCGCGCGGCAGCCAGCTGCCTTCATTCTCGAGGGCCTTTGATATGTTCATGGCGAACCCTGCAGGCGAAGCTGCAGGCTCTGGCAGCACACTAGGGggcggcttcttcgtccCGTCCTACCTCGCAGGATCGACATATGTCCAGCGGTTGGAGGAGACACACTTGGCAAAGTTGCGGGCGCAGAAGGAGTCCCAGGCAACCCAGGCCCAGTCTGGTGTGAGCTTGCCTACGAGCGCAAGCAGCGTCAGTCTTCACAGCAAGCCGGGTGCCCATCGAGGGGTGAATTACGATGTCATTGAGAAACCCCCCGCCTttgaggaagacgaagcgTTGGCCCCGCTACCCATGAGATGGAACAGCCTCGACAAGTATGGTGCTTTGGATATCCTCTcagacggcctcgaggtcagGTACATCGGCCCTAGGGGCCAGACGGAGCGCGATCACGAGGCGTTCTGCATACGTGCCGACAACCCCATGCCCCCGCAGTGTGGCATTTACTACTTCGAGGTCAATGTATTATCGGGCAAGCGTGATGA CATGACTATCGTTATCGGATTTTCAGGCAAGAGCGTGGGACTTGCCAGACCCCCAGGTTGGGAAGCGGATTCTTGGGGCTATCACAGTGATGACGGTCACTGCTATGCCGGTCAAACCGCCGGAAAGCCTTACGGACCCTCCTTCACGGCGTCTGATGTGATCGGCTGTGGCGTCAATTTCCGGACTGGCGAGGTTTTCTTCACAAAGAACGGTGTCCATTTGGGCATTGCTTTTCGCGAAGTGGGAAAAGCATGTAGCCTTTACCCGACAGTTGGATTGAAGAAGTCGGGAGAACACATCCGTGTCAACTTCGGTCAGACGCCCTTCTTTTTCGATATTGACGGCATGATGACG CAAGAAAAACAGCGGATTCAGAGTGAAATCTCGCAGACTAGCACGGCGAGCCTGGTGCCAGCGATGAATGAGACTGAGCTGATTCAGGCACTT GTTCTGCAATTCCTCCAGCACGATGGTTACGTcgagacggcgagggcatTTGCGGAAGAAATCAATGCCGAAAAGAAGGCACTGAGCCTCGACCCGGATGCTCCCATTGAAGGCATCAATGTTAAGGACGACGAGCATGCCAACAAGCGACAAC GGATCCGACGAGCCGTACTAGAGGGTGATATCGACAGGGCGCTTAAGCACACCAACGCGTTTTACCCTCAAGTTCTCAAAGACAACGAGCAGGTTTACTTCCGGTTACGGTGCCGTAAATTCATTGAGATGGTCCGGACCGCCGCTGAAATGAGAGCCGCGTCGGAGACAAAGAAGAGCAATGGCCACAACATCGACATCAGCGCCCAGGCAATGGATCTTGATGCTAATGGCACCGAGAATGGGGCCTGGGATCAAATGGACACGGAAGACTCCACCGAGGTCCCTCTCGACATCAACGAGCTCGAGATTGCGACTCTACAGTACGGGCAGGAGCTTCACGCCGAGTTCAAGGACGACCCCAGACGAGAGGTCACCAAGCACTTGGCGAACATTTATGCCCTTCTTGCGTATGCAAACCCTCTGAAAGAGAAGGACGTCGTCCACCTACTCGACAGAAAAGGCCGTCTGGCAGTCGCAGAGGAGCTCAACTCGGCGATTCTTT TGTCGTTGGGCAAATCCTCTCGTGCGGCTCTCGAAAAGATTTACGCTCAGACGAGCGTCCTGTTGGATGACCTGCGGGAAAATGGCGGACCAGGCGCCTTCGTCTCTTTACAGGACGTCATTGAAGAGATACCGAAATCTCAGCCTTTTTAG
- a CDS encoding Mitochondrial outer membrane protein → MSDHARSWFAVPAPVAALFRRFPLAVYPANDLPLRSPSRADLPTLYVFVADDDAPRGRPSFNPSCLKWQTFLKIAGVEFRILPSTNHASPSGALPYLQPPSPLRPVAGAGRLEAYALDNSLLPAEKRPPPPAPSDRLCAYESLLDTRLRTAWLHALYLAPDNAPLLSRLYLRPASSSPLVRLALAHQVRSAAEAEVLKSTRSALVDPVRIYADARAALEALAALLDENTGVGEEDGPWFFGSPRPTLFDASVFAYTHLLLDTEFGWLDSTLPQILAGFPGLVRHRERLLERCFPDDEGVLV, encoded by the exons ATGTCGGACCACGCGAGAAGCTGGTTCGCCGTCCCCGCCCCCGTAGCCGCCCTCTTCCGCCGCTTCCCCTTGGCCGTCTACCCCGCCAACGACCTGCCCCTCCGCTCCCCCTCCCGCGCCGACCTGCCGACCCTCTATGTCTTCGttgccgacgatgatgccCCGAGGGGCCGGCCCAGCTTCAACCCATCATGTCTAAAGTGGCAG ACGTTCCTCAAAATCGCCGGCGTCGAATTCCGCATCCTTCCCTCTACCAACCACGCCTCCCCCTCCGGCGCCCTCCCCTACCTCCaacccccttctcccctccgccctgtcgccggcgccggcaggcTTGAAGCCTACGCCCTCGACAACTCCCTCCTTCCCGCCGAGAAgcggccgccaccgcctgCTCCCTCCGACCGTCTCTGCGCTTACGAGTCCCTCCTCGACACCCGCCTCCGCACCGCCTGGCTCCACGCCCTCTACCTTGCCCCGGATAACGCTCCGCTGCTGTCGCGCCTGTACCTCCGCCCGGCCTCCAGCAGCCCCCTGGTCCGCCTCGCACTCGCTCACCAGGTtcgctccgccgccgaggcggaggtCCTCAAGTCCACCCGcagcgccctcgtcgacccggTAAGGATCTACGCcgacgcccgcgccgccctcgaggccctcgccgcgctgctcgacgagaacACCGGGGtcggggaggaggacggccCCTGGTTCTTCGGCTCCCCACGGCCGACCCTCTTCGACGCCTCCGTCTTCGCCTACAcgcatctcctcctcgacaccGAATTCGGCTGGCTGGACAGCACCCTGCCCCAGATCCTGGCCGGCTTTCCCGGTCTGGTGAGGCACCGCGAGAGGCTACTGGAGCGGTGCTttcccgacgacgagggggtCCTCGTGTAA
- a CDS encoding Thiol methyltransferase, with product MNAPIQSPKRQDSTSSVLSSSSHMSTNQMVPPPQATGQAAPSTEAFLRDFTLVAEAAKRAQMAVMMRDFESCGLS from the coding sequence ATGAACGCACCGATTCAGTCTCCCAAGCGCCAGGACTCCACGTCCTCGGttttgtcgtcgtcctcgcaCATGTCGACGAACCAAATGGTCCCGCCGCCCCAGGCCACCGGCCAAGCCGCCCCATCCACCGAAGCCTTCCTCCGAGACTTtaccctcgtcgccgaggcggcgaaACGCGCCCAAATGGCTGTTATGATGCGCGACTTTGAGTCTTGCGGTCTGTCATAG
- a CDS encoding Short chain dehydrogenase/reductase family protein, translating into MDAASLFNVKDKIVLVTGGAKGIGYMISEGFVANGATVYISSRDAAACEAAAAALTARGPGTAHAIPADLQKLDDCRRLVSSLSSRTGGRLHVLVNNSGAAWGDAFDTYPDAAWTKLLTLNLHRVFTLTQLAAPLLEAAAAPAEGDPARVINIGSVDGLRVPLMSSFAYSASKAGLHHLSRALARELGPRGVTSNTLACGPFESKMMQATLDSMRDTIEAEIPLRRIGTPQDVAGACLFLSGRAGAFVTGATITVDGGIVLASKL; encoded by the exons ATGGACGCGGCATCTCTCTTCAACGTCAAG GACAAGATCGTCCTCGTGACGGGCGGCGCAAAGGGGATCGGCTACATGATCTCcgagggcttcgtcgccaacggcgccaCCGTGTACATCTCGtcccgcgacgccgccgcctgcgaggccgccgccgcggccctgACCGCCCGCGGGCCCGGCACCGCCCACGCCATCCCCGCCGACCTCCAGAAGCTCGAcgactgccgccgcctcgtctcgtccctctcgtcCCGCACCGGCGGCCGCCTCCACGTGCTCGTCAACAACTCGGGCGCCGCCTGGGGCGACGCCTTCGACACCTACCCGGACGCCGCCTGGACCAAGCTCCTCACCCTGAACCTCCACCGCGTCTTCACCCTGACCCAGCTCGCGGCGCCCcttctcgaggccgccgccgcccccgccgagggcgacccGGCCCGCGTCATCAACATCGGCagcgtcgacggcctgcgcGTGCCGCTGATGAGCAGCTTCGCCTACAGCGCCAGCAAGGCCGGCTTGCACCACCTGTCGCGCGCGCTGGCCCGCGAGCTGGGGCCCCGCGGCGTCACGAGCAACACGCTCGCGTGCGGGCCTTTTGAGAGCAAGATGATGCAGGCCACGCTCGACTCCATGCGGGAcaccatcgaggccgagatcccCCTGCGCCGCATCGGCACGCCCCAGGACGTTGCCGGCGCGTGCCTGTTCCTGAGCGGCCGCGCAGGCGCCTTTGTCACGGGCGCGACCATCAccgtcgatggcggcatCGTGCTCGCCTCCAAGCTGTGA